Below is a window of Humulus lupulus chromosome 2, drHumLupu1.1, whole genome shotgun sequence DNA.
GGACGAGGGCGCAGACTTCTTGGtcatggtccagctcgctcagatagcgcttttgatcattcttcgaagggccccctaggtggggtccgcctgaaatggtcgacacgtgcccgtccactcgagggggcgctgCCCCGGAAGGGTAGGGCATCCCAGGACCGGGGGCCTGCGTGGCGCCAGCCCCCTGAGGGGTCTGTGCCGGGAACCCTTGCGCgtaccctccctggggcgggtatGCACGGGTCGTTGCCAGCGCCGCGGACTGCGCGGGATTTGCTGCCATGCCCGGGACGCCTAtgggcatccttacccactgatggaggtgtcccagcttgatgaggttttcaatttcatctttgagctgccgacactcgtcggtggtgtggcccacatctttgTGGTAGGTGCATcgtttgctggtgtctctggggttcctcccccccctaaacatggggctaggtttcCGGTAATGGACCGCTCTTTCCgtagccaggtagatgttttcccgagTATCCACTAAGTTAGTGTATTCCGAGTATTGGGGCTCATATcccctcttcccttttttggccTATtccggccggttctggcctttgccggccCGCTTACTCCGGGAGGGATTCACTCTTGCCTCGGTTACCCcggtctgcgattgctgggcCACGACGGGGGCCATGCTGTGCCCCGCCGGCGCGACACCATACCCGGAGAAGGGAGTTGACTGGGCCGGGGCGTACCCCGAAACGGCAGGACCGTACACCGCAGACGTGTAACTAATGCCGGGCGcgactccccccccccccctgggACGATGGGGGGCGATGCGTAGGACTGCGCGGGGAAATGTCCCGCACCTCCCGGAATCGTCTGAGCGACTGGGTGAGGGGCCGAGGGCCACCCGAAGGCCTGCatttgggcctcctcccagttgatgaatccttgggccctcctaataaattcttctagggtggcggctttactgcgctgcatgtcgtcccagagcggGGAACCGGCCCAGATTCCAGActgtagtgccaccaggcgctgtccgtcgtcgaccttcgtcttggaggcttcttcagtgaagcgctggatgtaggccctcaatgtTTCTGCGGGCATTTGCataatattggcgagggcactgatttgcatatccatcctcatggcggccacgaattgcttCCGAAAAGCCGACTGTTGCCCGGACCatgtttggatggaccccggtttgagccttttccaccactcttcggcgggaccgcccaacgtgatggagaagcagaggcatttgccgctgtcgctgacgtgagccacggtcatgagtcggttgtaccgggacagatgatccctagggtctgtgcttccagtgtaggcggtgagatttggcatcttgaaccccttgggcaacaCGGCGTCTAAGATATGTCTCGCGCACGGCTCCTTGtcctcttcgtcggagtcagtgtccgcgccctcttgcttgcggaccaagcggtcggtgaccttttttaatgctgCCATTTGCTCCATGAGTTGCCTGGCCGCGctgtcctccagggggattctctcgttccgccTATCGTTTATGTCGTTCCTGAGATCTCCGTTTCGAGGAAGGATTTTTTGCTTGCGGCCCGATCTTTCCGGGCATCCAGTCCGTCACGtaaatctacccgggaagtgtcgtccccggaGCTGAGAATGTCACGATCCTCGCGGCGGGGTCTTTCCCgatggttcttgttgaccgaggcactcgggTGCAAAGACTTTTCCCTCCCGTTCGCCCTTGGGGCGGGCCGGGGCTGATCGTCCTGCGGCCGTACCCCttgcggatcgattgggtggcctcgtcctgggacggggcacaccttctctttcctaggtaatGGTCGTGAACGTGCCACGGCTTTACTGACGGGGGTAGTCTTTTTCCGAGTCGCccgtcgctccttgtccgggACTTTCGGAGCCGTGTCGGGGGGAGGCTCTGGGAAACGGATCGGGCTGGCCCCCTGGGGCCCTCGGTTTGCGCTTGGGGAGCGGGATGCTGCGTTTCTGGGCGCGGGCCACCTGCGGGGTTGGCCGCCGGGCCCTGCGCGGCCATCAGCGCTTGCAGGgcatggagagactcttgcacccggcggtgcgccctcgcctgctcagccatcctggcttcctgatcttggatctgctgcctcagtctagtcacctccgggTCTTGCTGATCGTCGCGAGGGACCTCAGGATCCGCGGCTTCATCatgatactccccctcgttctcctcctcatagtactcttcttcgtttcCTACTTCGTACTCCGtctcaccctcgtagtcttgcgactcgtcttggtgagatgtctgaggaggcacgtcttcaGGCAAGTTCTGAGGGACGCGCTGAGAAGGCAGTGGGTCTCCGTTGCCCTGCTCCGGGTTggcagggtcgaaggtggtgttacgagtgttcaccatcgtagtaaaggcctgacgttggcgctagcttccttcagctctcaatgaaagcaccaaactgttaaccgagattttcggcaactctcctaaagaaggatatttactgattataataaagagaatagaggatcgacacaaggtttttacgtggttggggcgttaactagccttagtccacgagtctgtatataaatctgtattagagctagaataagcttttacaatggagttgtcTAACTGTCTTTCAGCAGAGTTTCTGCCCCTTTTTTCTATGGagcattacaacttatatttatagaatGAGGGGGACACcaggtttgggccgggcctgaCCCGGGCCCATTTGGAACATGTGTACAGGGGGCCTTCCTAGTAGAGGTCCGAGCTAAAAAGATATATAGTACATCAAGCccaaaccagctcaggcccaattagttgctctgagatgcaagcattctcccgaaaaaacggcactttggctctgaccacttcgaatcacgaggcagattcaggagacaagaccggtcagagtacttggctgcgcagtcctgacacgccagcagacaatcccaaggagaccctttctgcaggtgaaaagtggggggacaagacccacgcgaaatgaggcggctacagtgtcctggacgcctggcccatagcctgggatgaagcggtccaggttAGTTTACCTTGGGCCCGCTGTGTTTACTTCGGACCCGGACCATTCTGGGTCCGGGAGCGGGACGCGATGGCCGCGATGATCCGGGGCACTCTGGACAGTGCCGGGACCGTTCGAGCCGAATCATGAACCCGGAGATACTTCCCGGACCTTCCTGCACAGGCCCAGTCCGTAGTCCGCGGGTTGGGCCCGAATACCGAACCGgcccctctgaccgtgggccggggcgagggcccaaaaccctgaGAGGAAATGGGGACAACACCTTCCATGACTCAATGAGGTCCGAGTTCGTCTAAAAAATATAACCaaaatgttagagaacatataatttaaaataacataattttgataatattttatcttttacttACTTTTTCAAAACGGACGGCTGCCAGCGATTTTGTACCCTGTGTTGTAGAATACTTTTGTTTCTTCCGATTTTCTTATTCTTTATGGAGCGCGCAATAAATTGTGgacttgtaaataactgacaAATCTGCTTCCACTCCTCCTTGCTAACATCATTGGTTGGGTTGTTTAGAACCTTATCCCAATCCTCCGGtccattgtagtatttctcaaagTGTTCGTGTCTTAGTGTTTTCCTATTGCGGTATCGGTCTTTCATCTCTCGATCGATACCATTTAAACACTTTAAGAAATCATCGCGGCCCACTATTTGATAATAGtaataaattgaaaattaaacatattaataatatatgtactatattaaagacaaatcttaaaaaaatatatttaatactatTTTTACCTGAATTATGGCAAGGATCTGATCCTTGTATTGTTGAGGCACTAATTCCCATGAACCGTAATGTCCGGGAACTTTCGTTTTAATTTGGGTTCCCACAAGGCGGACAAAAGCAGCGTGCTCGCTCCCAACAACCTTGTACGTTCGTGGGCAAAACGTTACTTCCAGTGGTTTTCCATTTTAACGCCGCCTCTCCTCTAGATCTTTTCCAATAGCTGCGTCACGACCCTTTCTCTTAATTGGGAttcctgtatttttttttattaataatacatagaatattagtatatacatgataaacatatgtgtaaataaaataacaaaaaaattacctgAGTCGCATGTagtcgggatcctagtaggatccggtggaggatcaccgccagcgtctccaccgtgagctctagccacatctgctgacatctactaacacgacagtaatttaacctatctattttaatatttaattattatttataattaatttattgagtattatttcaattgattaggTAATTTGAAACATGTTATTTGGAAAcgaactttttatttctcaatatgtataatacattgaacactagatacaaaactaagtagaatagtcactatcctcactaattacatcaacatctatcgggcacacatcatcagtattatcatcactaaggtcgaaaattaattcatcctcatcttctgcttcttctacactgtctgccatatcatcttcattgtcattaataaatccatcatcttcttgaacaactaaagaaggtcgatgggccgtgttgacttgagtcgctggtacatcagattgctgaacaaccaactctccgagatccacagtcaaaacaaaattcgatgagttggtgtcatgtacaacatcaacatcagcaatcatatctgaagcatctggaaagtcccaaacttgccgatgattcacttcttggacaactttccaatctcgtcctctaacgagatcatcgatgtagaatacttgttttgcttgactagctagtatgaacggttcatctttataccattcaccgctaacattgatactagtaatattatttacagtgatggttttcttttttttcggatctgtattgaaccatttacatcgaaataataccaccgaataagaaccagtaaaagacagctggagtatttcttcaagttgcccataatagttaaaaccttctgttccagCAACACACACTCCACTGTTTTGTGTAATTCGATTCTGATCTCGATTGTATGAGACAAATCGAACTCcgttcactatacatgcttggtAGGAGTAAGCCAatagatctgacccagatgctaaagctagtaattcatcagcatgctctaatgacccaagttggtgcaagtcatatatctaataataaaaaaatatattagaatGAGAATGTAATTTGTAGTATGCAATTTGCTATgtacaagttaccttcttatgaaaccatgaacGAAACTCTTTCTTATGTATCAATTTATGATTGGCAGCCATATCTCTTTGTTGCACCTCAGTTAGGTGTTccctgttaattaattaacaatgtcaatattgttaattaaggagtagattgaacaaagaataaaatgaatattaattatgtacttactctaaatacacttcagtttctagagaattatccaatatgaaccactcagctttaTTCCGAGTATTTTCATCGAGGGGCACGGGAATTCCCTTACTAagaggacgacattgagattcaaaCACTGTGAGGTGTCGATTCACATACGGTGCATCTTCGTTTCGATCAGGctgattaaattttgtttccacacctttgaaatacattgaacaaaatgtcaaagcctcatctgcaacatatccttctgctatagatccttcaggacgagctttattcctgacatagttttttaattttttcatgtatctttcaaaaggatacatccacctcataaatacaggTCCTCCCAATATTGCTTCATCAGGCAAGTGCAAAACCAGATGGATCATTATGTCAAAGAATGCTGGAGGGAAAATTAACTCCATCTTGCATAAAATAACAATcaagtcatccttagctttctCCATATCAGAAACGTTCAATGTCCTAGAGCACAATTGtttgaagaaattacacaattcagtgatggtagtggatatagattctggtaaaaacttgcgaacacctactgcaagtaatcgttgcattatcacatgacaatcatgggacttcaacccaacaatgtttgagtCATTGTCTGTGACTTTTTTCTTTAGATTAGAACAAAAACCATCGGGTAACTTCACTCCTTTCAAAAATTGACAGAAATCTCGCCTCTGTTCAAAGTGAACACGTATGGAGCATGCGGTTTCATTAATCTTTTATTGGCATCCTCGTAAATCCACAACGATTTCCTAACCCCCATATTCTTTAAATCATGTCTTgcgttagtggtgtccttagatttatcattatctAACAAAGTCCCAAGCATGCTGtcgcacacattcttctcaacatgcatcacatctaggttGTGTTTTAACTGATTTGAACTCCAGTAATCAAGTTCatagaaaatactttttttcctccaattactttcCCCTGCACCTCGCTTGCGCTTCACCCCCCCAAATCTGTCATGTTTACCAGACACTTGAAGCggtaaagcattgacttgatcTAAAACTTGTTGACAAGTAAACTGTTGTGGAGGATTTCTTTTCTCAACTTTGCCATCAAATTCCTTGTCCCTTCTATACTTATGATTACTCCTCAAGAATCGCCTATGACCGACATAcgatgtcttaccaatcactcgaATGGAAGTGGTGTCTTCATTGCACGTTGGACATGCTTTATACCCTTGCCCGCTCCAACCAGACAAGCTACTACGAGCAGGGAAATCGTTAATTGTCCACAGAAGGGTTGCACGCATCTTGAACAATTCATTCCTTGTGCCATCTCTTGTGTCGACTCCGTTAATCCATAATTGttttaactcatccaccaagggtcttagaaatacatccatgtctttacccggtgattttggcccaggaataagcagagttagcataaaatactcttccttcatgcatagccaaggggggagattgtagttcgtcaaaatcacaggccacatgctgtatgataAGCTCATGTTGCCAAAAGGATTAAACCCATCAGCAGCCAAGCCTAGACGAACATTTCTAGGATCTTTTGCAAAATCAGGATGGGTGGCATCAAAGTCTTTCCATGCAGACCCGTCAACCGGATGACGCATCACCCCATCTTCTATTGATCTCCCAGTATGATGCCATAACATGTCATTAGCTGTATGTCTTGAACTGTACATTCGCTTTAATCTGGGAGTCAACgaaaagtaacgcatcaccttgtgtggaacctttttccccttcttcttttcattgacccatcggctactcccacacacatgacatgaatctttgcttgcatgctcattataaaataaggaACAATCATATTTACACACATGGATTGATTGATATCCCAACCCTAACTTACTCAGCTTCTTTTTCGCCTCATAGTGTGTTGggggaattttattatctttcggaaatgcaaattttagtaacttcaacaattcattgaaagagttatttggccacttccctctaactttcaaatgcatcaacttcgccaaaaagtttaaggatgatatccaatcacaacccggatacaactcagcttcaatctcgtcgaacaactcgtcataatactgtccCATTCGACTGCCAGACACACCATCTGCTTCCTCTGCATTTTTCGGTAAGATGAAATCATCAATGACGTCAACCAGCTCGTCTACATCTTCATTCTCCTCAACCACCTCATTGGCGACACTAGCTTCCACCTCACCGTGGTAAACCCACTTTTGATAACTCTGTTGATAACCCTTGTCAAAGACATGAGCCTCCACTGTATCTATAGTTTGTAGTTTAACATTCAGGCACCTCACACACGGGCATAAAATTCTCCCATCGCAGTCTACGTgttcttttgccattctcaagaaggcttggagaccgttccaataagcatcacagtTATGCTTCCTTAATGACGTCCAACTCTTATCGATCGGCATCTACGATAcaagaataaacaataattaaaacttattgactatgtgtgtgtgtgccctaatccaccttttcactccacttctataagggtaaagaacctatcccattcagatttgtagtatacatataatttaatctacactcttaaaattgtttcgtttatgtaaaaatttcggcagcacctccctatagttctcataagtgggcagctaaaattaagtttgcccacttacgagaacaaataaggagacacatattgaaatctctattaacgaaacaataaaatgagtactagatcaaattataggtacacaacaaatccaaactatccatGCGGACACATACCGTCCTGGATAATTCGGAGAAGCATATTTAACAGTTCTTACTGACTCAGCTTCaccgaacgggtctaaggcttttcgtgattgaaaataattattaaaacattATCGCTAagtgataatatataaaacatctatccaatctttggtgatcaaattttatcaccaaagaaaagcaacaaaaaaagaaatattttttaacactagatgttttatgatgtcttataaaatcttatgatattaaattataattttgtaattataatcTTATGATGTCTTATAATGTTTTATTAAATCTTATGTTTtactattaaataaaattataattttttaattcatttatctaaaattttaatttattttgaaattatttatctaattttttaatttattttttaattactaaatttgttaatattaaattaaattaaaattttgtaatttattttgaaattatttatctaactgttaaattatttttaaattatttatctaattatttaatttatttttaaattactaaatttgttactattaaataaaattataattttttaattcatttatctaaaattttaatttattttgaaattatttatctaattttttaatttattttttaattactaaatttgttaatattaaattaaattaaaattttgtaatttattttgaaattatttatctaactgttaaattatttatctaattatttaatttatttttaaattactaaatttgttactattaaataaaattataattttttaattcatttatctaaaattttaatttattttgaaattatttatctaatttttaaatttattttttaattactaaatttgttaatattaaattaaattataaatttgtaatttattttgaaattatttatctaacttttaatttatttttaaattactaaatttgttaatattaaattataattttttcactttattttaaaattattaaattattaatattaaattaaattaaattatttatctaatgttttaatttattttgttaattctaagtattcaatgttttatttattatattattatttatttagtactctaactctaccaaaatttcggcagcataacatatcccaaaaatttaaaaccctacaaaaaacactcagaaaattcccagaacattcacaatatacatattattaatcaaatttaaatactaAAACATGCTACaattttatacacatatataaatatatcactaaACACATCTTACTTTGTACAcacattcacatattaattaaaataataacataattaaaaaataaataccttAATGCCACAAAATTATAAATACTCTAGTGACCAAATTTCCAATAGAtactccttcaatttctacacaaaatcaacccaaaaaattaaatttaaacaaacTTAAACCTTGACTGAGTAAAAGTACAAAATTAAACTAATAGACATCTGTAATTTATGCTCAGTATAAAATACACAAAACCTTgattgagtatatatatatttatatataaatacacaATTATAAGCCAAGTATGAGTATTTTGGCTTAATTTGTCACCATAGAAATATGGTAATGAACGTAAAGTCGTATATTTATTTGTTGttgttataaatatatatacttaacCATTATGTCTTGTAcatttttttgcttttttttttgtcatatgTTGAAAATAAAAAAGTCTTGATATGACAAAGTGGTTTAAAATATTTGCTTCTATATGAGTCCTACAGATTTTGAAGAAACATTAAATTGATCCTTAAAAGAATTGACAGAAAACTATTGCTAAAAAAGTCTTACATTTTGACACTACCATACTATATATTACACATTTATATATTAGACTTACAGCTCCCTGAGCGTTCTAATGTTACCAATCTCTGGAGGAATGGAACCACTGAGTCGGTTTCCCAGTACACTCCTACACCAAACCAGCCAACAGTTAAAAAATGATGACACATTTGAGAGATACATTGTGATATTGATATAAATAATTGATAAGAAGGGAGCACAAGTAACTTACAGAATGCGCAGGGGTGCACGAGAAAGGCTTGGGGGGATTGATCCATTGAGGTAGTTGCAAGAGAGATCACTGTGTTTAGTTAAAGAAAACTTAGTCTTCTGACActctataataatatttattatctagtaataaactctgaaaaccatgcttctactactactggaACTACCATTCAACTCTGAATGCATTGCCGTGTTATTGCATGAGTAAATTCTGAAAAGTACTATCTGATTTATATATGTGACTATGGGAATGTTTAATAATGAAGTTATGTCTCACATGCTATTTTCCAGATTTGATATTGTCCTGTATGTAATAATTAACATGTTCTAGCAtttttctataaaattaaaatccAATGTAAATGTGCACTTAAGTTTGTAATCCAATGTAACTTTTTctgtaaaatatatataattccaATATAATATGAATGTGCACTGAACTATATCAACTAATTTGAAAAACCTCATATCAGAagtaaaaaatataacttttaaaatCCAATATATTTAAAAGGTTGTTATAAGCATCATTACTTACATATATtctatctctctctatatatatgtatatatatacatatatatatttaaatacttACAAACTGTACACTATGATTTGGTTCCTTCAATAAAACACATTGAATTTACAAATACAAAACTCAAACCTCAGGTTCATTTTTCAATGATCAGATATATCAACAACATTTCACAAAAGGCAATCAACAGAAAAAACCAATAAAAGAATCAGACCCTTCAACAAAGCTACAAAAACTCACTAATAGACATCTGTAATTTATGCTAAGTATAAAATTCACAAAACCTTGACTGAGTAAAAGTATCAAATGCTAAAACAAGAAAAATTCCAAAATTAGGAATAGCTAAAATTAAGGCATATTTGAATCTTTCAACACAATAGTCCAGCAAAATAAATCAGAGATAAATGCAAATATCAAAGGCCCTTTAGTATATATAGCAAGTCTCAACAAATAATCCAGACCCATTCTCTGACAGACTAGACAAACACAAAGGAAGGCATCGATGAACTTTCCTTCTTCAATATGCATATAGCCGATGATTCAAAAAATTCTTAGAACAGAATATGTACACGGTAGCTCAAATATCTAAAGACTTGAAGACTAGATTAAAAGGGGAAGAATAAAAAAGACCTTCAAGCTGAATGATTGAAATACCAGACCCCAGACCGAAAGAAGcataaaacccagaaaaatcattCCTTGACTTTCCCTCAATTCTCTCAGCAGCCAAACAGAAGACAATCAATCTTccaaataaacaaatatatacatatatatatatataagaaaataaagaaaacaaaccAAAAAATGATCACAGAGAAAGCTCAAATGTTTATAATAGCTAGAGAAACCAAAACCGTTACTTGCATTTCCATGTGTATTCTTTTCCTCTCTTCTCAAAACCAAAACCTCAAAACTCATAACTCAAACAAAAACTTGGGTGGGTTTCGGGTTACCTGTGTTTCGGCAGAGAGAGCAACTCGTAGCCAAGAGGGTGTCACCGACCGTTTGGAGAGAGAGCCGAGAGGGAGTCGCAGACCGTCGGCGTTAGGGAGAGAGACCCGAGAGTGAGCAGACCCGTCGATGATCGAAGGTGAAGCTGAGAATGGCCAAGATCGTCAAAGTACGAGGCTGGCAACCTGAGAACGCCGACTGTCGTCGAAGTCGATGGCTGGCGAACTGAGAACGCCTACTAAGAACCCCAAGATCGTCGGAGGCTGGCGGACTGGAGACGATGCAGAGAGCGGAGAGAAGCTGGGGAAATAATCTCCTCTTCGATTTTGGAACGAAGATGCAGAGATCTCAAACTGAAAAATGCAAAAAACAAAACGAGGAGAGTGGAGgagattaacgatttagggttttatttcttttttattaaatactgaaatataataataacaatGAAATGGCAAAAATATCCCTACAACCATTttccatttattttatattatggtgTATATACAATATTGTTACACGATGCAATGAGACCCCCGTGAATAATTACTGAAAGGGGTAAATAGAGTCAAGGCATACTCTAATAATTTTCTCTAACCATGGGGAAGTTGGATAAACACgatagaattaatttattttttactctTTGATAAAGAATGAATTCCATACCAAAGAATGAGGGACAAACTGTAGTGGGCAAAATCAGTGACCTTAATAAAAAAGAATCCAACAAGCAATCACTCAGCCCAATGAGCTAGCCTAATTAGCCAACAAGGCCCAAACTCATGTAAGTGGGCTCGCGTATACAATGTATCATCCAAATGCCCAAAACAATACCCGAACATGAACCCGGATACGCTCAGTCAGTcagggaccttgaaacagtcaaggctccCACCACATTCGCCAAGAATATTTCGGAAAGAAACCACTTGGAACGAGTACAACTTTTTCTTAGTTCAAGAGTAGTAGCTGGTTACGATTttgaaaccaaaagaaaaaagttTTCCCAAACTTGTAACCTGTTACCAGTTTTAAACTTGTAACCTGTTACCAGTTTTAAAACTTGTAACCTGCTACAAGTTTTAAACTTGAAAAGGTTGTAACCGGTTATAATTTATCTCATTGCTGGTTAcctgaataaaattttgaaaaaaaaggacaatttcatattcaaattctcaactaataaattaattgttggtctcaatttttttaatagaattgtaGATCGACTAATATTGATCTTGAGTAGCATAAAATCAATCGAAATTTTGAATGAAAGTTTACAATATGTGGGAATGTGGAAAATTTTGAAACTTAATTGCCAACAAATAAGAGTATAAATCCTgtaaattttttggtagaaaaagATAGTGATCGAGGTAGAATGACATatgaaattatattattacattaattatctctttaattaaaattttaagattatggagtagttttctttatagttaagggttatttcaaaaccctagacatgatatcttgaatgcattgatgaatttttttttttttattcccttatattaaattgcatctatctttctatttgaatgtcatggatcttgtaaaatcttgtttagatggccactaattaaggttttgcattgttctactatcatcttaggatttctattcacctaatagtttaggattctaagtaaagtgataaattgcaattaaggtattgtgacgggtattctaattgtgatgagaaatagaacctaggttaaatgaattgcatacttaatgaatttgttgcctagattaacctgtttcaacaaagtgtaatgcttttactaggttaaatagattgcatgcttaat
It encodes the following:
- the LOC133817170 gene encoding uncharacterized protein LOC133817170; translation: MAANHKLIHKKEFRSWFHKKIYDLHQLGSLEHADELLALASGSDLLAYSYQACIVNGVRFVSYNRDQNRITQNSGVCVAGTEGFNYYGQLEEILQLSFTGSYSVVLFRCKWFNTDPKKKKTITVNNITSINVSGEWYKDEPFILASQAKQVFYIDDLVRGRDWKVVQEVNHRQVWDFPDASDMIADVDVVHDTNSSNFVLTVDLGELVVQQSDVPATQVNTAHRPSLVVQEDDGFINDNEDDMADSVEEAEDEDELIFDLSDDNTDDVCPIDVDVISEDSDYST